CAGCAGCGACACCAGCAACCTGAACAGCAAATTCCGTCTGCAAAAATGTACCAACAAGGGGGATGAGGAAGTTACCAGGAAGAAGAAGGGGATATGCAATGGTTCTGATTATGGTAATGACTGCAGCAACGTAGAACTTAATCTCCTCAATGGAACCAGCAACTGCAACAACAAATTCCGTCTGCAAAAATGTATCAACAAGGTGGATGAGGAAGTTACCAGGAAGAAGAAGGGGATAGGCGATGGTTCTGATTATGGTAATGACTGCAGCAACGTAGAACTTAATCTCCTCAATGGAACCAGCAACTGCAACAACAGATTCCGTCTGCAAAAATGTACCAACAAGGCGGATGAGGAAGTTACCAGGAAGAAGAAGGGGAGAGGCAATGGTTCTGATTATGGTAATGACTGCAGCAACGAAGAACTTAATGCAATTTCAGACACTATAGTTCGCAGTAGTTCCGGTCAAGTTGATGATGGAACTATTAATAATGCAGATATAGTAATGTGTGAGATACTGAGCAGACTACCAGTGAAGTCACTTGCGCGATTCAAGTGCGTATGTAAACACTGGCGGTTCTTAATTGAAAAAGACCCATATTTTATTAATCTACACCTTAGTCGATCGAGAACACATCCAAGTGTATTTATTATCATTCCCATAGCACCAAAGGAACCATTTCAACATGTTAAAGGAACTTCTTACATACACCGAGGGTACAAGAATTGGTTTATGACAGCTGAATTATTGTTTGATGAAGGCCAAGGCGGCACTGCATCAGcagcaactgttcacaccatacAAGAGGTAGATGCATCATCTTACAACAAAATTTTGGGACCTGTAAATGGTTTGATCAGTTTCTATGATCCTGTAATCAACTCCGGTGTTCGTATATCCAATATCAGTACTCGGCAGGTAACACCTTGGATTAAATCAACATTATTAAGAAAATTTAAAGAACAGGAGAGGGACTTTTGCCCCTATAAGCAGGATGTGAAATGTGAAATGGGATTTAACCCTGCCACCAAGGAGCACAAAGTGATATGCATATGGGATATATCACATTCTTGCCCTTACCGCAGTGAGATGATTTGTGAGGTCTTGACTGTAGGTGACAATAAATGGAGAAAGATTGCCGAGGTTCCGCCCGTGTATGTTCTTGGAGTAGCTTCTGTTCATGTGAATGGTTCTATATACTATAACACTTTGACTGTCCGTGAAGATAAGGTTTTGCCTACATCCATAGTGGCATTTGATGTTGGCACAGAGAAGTTTAGAACGATTGGAGTCCCTGATTTCATTGTTAGTCAGCCTCGGGAGACTGATAATGTCTTTGGTAGGGCTGTTGATTTATTAGAAGTGAGTGGCCACATGGCTCTGTTAAGTAGAATGAATGGATACACCGTTAAACTATGGTTATTTAATGATACCGGCAATCAGAATTGGACTGAAGTTATTATCAAATTACCATACTGTTGGGGTGGAGATCGGCAGGTTCGTTTTCAGTTCAAGGAACAGACCTGATTACCTTGGTATCCAGTCAACTATCTGGTGGTAAGGTATATAACTGCACTCATCATTCCTACAACTGGAAAAACAAGACTTTCACGGGGATTGAATTCAGTGGGATCCCCTCCTCGGTGCCGTATTATTCTTCTAGTTCGATAGTTAAACCTTTTGTGGAGAGCCTTTTGCCTGTGCAGTAAACCACCTCTCAATCCTACCACCAAAAAGTGATGATCACTGAGCTATCTGTTTTCTGAATCTTAAAAAAATATTCacccaattttcagcaattttgTTAACTGATGGTTATTTTTATCTTGGTTTGCGATTTTCGATCCATCATATGAATGTTTTAAGGTTGGTACTCGTTTAAttatttcatctgttgactaGTATGATGCATCCAGAAATGTCCTGCTCCAATGGAAGTTTGATTAGGTTTCGTGCATATCTATTGATGGTACTTTTACTTCTCTTTGCCAAAATAACTAGGTTTTATCTCTAGAAATCGAACTTGCCGTTCAGCAAAATATAGCATGAATATATACCA
The nucleotide sequence above comes from Papaver somniferum cultivar HN1 chromosome 8, ASM357369v1, whole genome shotgun sequence. Encoded proteins:
- the LOC113303594 gene encoding uncharacterized protein LOC113303594, producing MGFSSLTGLGARIMARNAFKKRIGAHRRFWVRRRQNRTSKAVANPVNFKLLNETSNGNNKFHLQRCTNKVDEEVTRKNKGRGNGSDYGNDCSSDTSNLNSKFRLQKCTNKGDEEVTRKKKGICNGSDYGNDCSNVELNLLNGTSNCNNKFRLQKCINKVDEEVTRKKKGIGDGSDYGNDCSNVELNLLNGTSNCNNRFRLQKCTNKADEEVTRKKKGRGNGSDYGNDCSNEELNAISDTIVRSSSGQVDDGTINNADIVMCEILSRLPVKSLARFKCVCKHWRFLIEKDPYFINLHLSRSRTHPSVFIIIPIAPKEPFQHVKGTSYIHRGYKNWFMTAELLFDEGQGGTASAATVHTIQEVDASSYNKILGPVNGLISFYDPVINSGVRISNISTRQVTPWIKSTLLRKFKEQERDFCPYKQDVKCEMGFNPATKEHKVICIWDISHSCPYRSEMICEVLTVGDNKWRKIAEVPPVYVLGVASVHVNGSIYYNTLTVREDKVLPTSIVAFDVGTEKFRTIGVPDFIVSQPRETDNVFGRAVDLLEVSGHMALLSRMNGYTVKLWLFNDTGNQNWTEVIIKLPYCWGGDRQVRFQFKEQT